The Vanessa cardui chromosome 27, ilVanCard2.1, whole genome shotgun sequence region gtgaaacagttagtgactttcattatcctctacaCAAGCccagcaatatatttttaaatagtattacaTAAAGGATATATTGTTTTTGAATGTTACATAGATATgacaatgtatatatgtaaaatggTACACTCATGGTACACACATAATAGGATAAGATCTaattgttggaataatacaaaaactctcctcacaatcaatactttatctctcctgaagtggttcacaatcaaaaatgatacaaaattaattattttgcttgATCCTGCCAATTTGACGATTAGAGtaggaatgaccatttctaggcttactcctagtatttaatgtttacacgcccctcctccgactgtagcgacatccggtttcgatccattttaaaaaaccaatttagtcaaaaccggatgttgacaatcaaagtaaattgtaacaactatttaaatcgaattagttatgctgataatactttaatacaataaaatatgatcatgcTACCATAATGATATGTCGACTAAACCCACCTGTGGGACCTGTCCGGGTTGCGTGGGCTGCAGCGGCTGCCCCTGCGAGTGGCTGTACACCGCTGTCAACATCGATAGCGAGTTCATCTGCTTCCCGATAACCTGAAAACATTTCACTAGttgttatattgaattttattatttatggaggcatgtttttgtttttatggaataggttggcggacgagcatatgggtcacctgatggtaagtggtcaccatcacccatagacaatgaagctgtaagaaatattaactatttcttacatcgtcaatgcgccatcaactgGGAACTATGATGatatgtgccttgtgcctgtagtcacactggctcactcacccttcagaccggaacacaacaatactgagtactgttgtttggcggtagaataactgatgagtgggtggtacctacccagacgggcttgcacaaagccctaccacaaagtgcATATTATGACAATTTAATTGCTTGCTAGAACATAGGTAGaatctacaatatatataatcttatagCTCTCATAATGTTCTCAATGGATATTCtctataaaaacaacataaatatatgtgaaGTTGGCTAAAGAGCACAGTATTGAGCAGGCTCTTTTcttttttgatataataatgaaaccATTTAATTATCAACCAATTGCACTAACgccaatctatactaatattataagtcggATCAAaagcgacatcagtacgatcgtcagacatcataggggcgtattacgGGCGATCGAGtaaagaggaaaccgcgaatatAGGAACAcgtttattttacgtttaaagtatttaatacacTTAGTAGGAATTCAGTATCACATTgggcaacgaagcgaatgacagttcctaggatggaggtatagtaagacacaaattagatgtagcatcggaaaatgcaatggaatgaaaataaaaccgattactgccgatttacacaaccaatagaaacagctccctatcgcgccattcgacgctatacgtcgctatagattcacgcggcaaagaaaacaagtgcatgtaaatcgacgcgtcaaattgacgaatatattaggtcatatgatattacgagttattacgtttatgtaaagatcatattcgcatgagaaataaatattgataatttgggacagcgtactcgattcggatgtgatcggttttacgaattttgccgatgcgacatctaagttgtgtcgtactatacttgatcttcacgagagcggaatcgtgAGTGAGTCGTCTCATAGCGCGgagttagtcgcgtcgtgacgtcacgacagtGCTGCAGCCTCGCGGGaatctccgacatatatatgttacagtaactgtctgtctgtcgctgtttcactACCAAAGAAATGAACCGAAATTGTCgaccatttttcattttatttttcaaaaactaacgaaaataattgaatgaatgaaatgaatgaaatatactttattgtacaccaaggaaagtacataaaattttaaaacagaaaaaaaaaaacaatgttatagagtatacaatcggcggccttatcgctagaagagcaatctcttccaggcaaccggttggcataggacattataacaaataaataaatttagggcggaggtgtactataatacaaacataataaagtagtaaaaataatacatacatatataatgagaaaatacacacataactagtaggaaaaacatacacacaattttaaaataaatgaggattggaggagaaaggtaagggatgaaaatacgatttcaagtatcaatataatattcgaaaatgcgacgtttaaatatttcaagagatataattaataaatgtataatccCTCAGGCATTAcgaaaattctttatttattaatatgaatatataagagACTACATTGACATACCTCGTCAACTTTCTTGTGTAGATCTCGCATTACATCCTGTATCTGTCCTAATCCCTGGAAGATCTGACGCAGTTCCCTCTGGCCGTCCGATTCGAACCAATCATCGAACTCTCCGTCCTTGTCACGCACCTGaagatagaaagagacagatataTATCAATCAGCCACAGCTTGAATTATACCTCTAAACGTAGAAAGATAAAACATTATTGAGATAATGTTGTGGAATACAATATGTTGCAGATTAAAACCCTTCAATTCATGACAGTCAGCCATTagccgcgatggcccagtggttagaacgcgtgcatcttaaccgatgattaagaGTTCAAGGAAATCACCACTGagtatttatgtgcttaatttgtgtttataattcatctcttgctcggcggtgaaggaaatctgtatgtgtctaatcaaatgaaaatctgccatacgttatccaccaaaccgcattagagcggcgtgttggaatatgctccaatcccTCTCCTAAACCGCTattaatattgttgatattataaAGCCATAAAACTTCCTTATGTAATTGATCTATATAATTTGATTCATCTAAAATTCTGCAATGATTCTCACAtcaaaggaaacctgcatatctTGGATCAATGAACCACATTTTTATCCTCCAAAATGGCTCAACGTGGAACAAAGATTCAAATCATCTCCTCCAAAAGGCAAAAGGCCTTTGACCAATAGTTgaacaataaattattcatactaGACAATAAGCTCAACGTGGAACAAAGATTCTAAAGGCAAAAGGCCTTTGACCAATAGTTGAACAATAAGTTATTCGTACTAGACAATAAGTGTAATTAAACTTACTTCATCAGGATGTTCCTTCCTGTACTCTTCCTTCTGTTGTTCCAGTTTCTGTTGGTACTGCTGATACTCCTGGGACAGTTTCTGTTGCTCATCATTGCTGATCTGCTGACCACCTGCAATCACAACCAAGCAACGACTTACATtcatcctactactattataaaggcgaaagtttggatgtatggatgtttgttactcttccacgtaaaaactactgaatggatttgaatgaaactttaccacaacatagcttatacatcagaataacacataggctacaatttttgaggtttctaatgtgaggtcgtaaaaaaaacacattttttgcgcttacattgcaaacactgactgaatcctacaagatagatcaaaacaatgtactacagtattgtacaacttaaaaaggtctacaaaaaagtccgtgatggtatatgttatctcttaggaataacccacaataaccattttttatcctttactttgtacgagtaataatggcttatttacgaagcgattttaagcgattactagactagacgggacgaacctgaagtccacgcgaacgaagttaGTTTCATAATAAATCCTCAAAAACAGACTTTCATAGACAATTTAACTATGcaagaaaaattataacatatgatTGACATATATGCCTATATAAGTCCAAATGAATGAAACAGTAGGGTTAGAAGTACTTATATATCATATCtcttccttggtggtagggctttgtgcaagcccgtctgggtaggtaccacccactcatcagttattctaccgccaaataacagtactcagtattgttgtgttccggtctgaagggtgagtgagccagtgtaactacaggcacaagggacatagcatcttagttcccaaggttggtggcgcattgacgatgtaaggaagagttaatatttcttacagcatcattgtctatgggtgatggtgaccacttaccatcaggtaccattaaaaaaaatctaggaCCTTCACATGATGGCGTATAATAAGTGGGGGGGGATTAGTAAGTTTACTTAGTCCAAAATGGACTTAGCTTGTCATAAACCATTTAATGTTAGAGGCAGTACTCACCGGCCTGTTGGGTGGAGTACAGGGAGGATGTGAGGAGGTGTATGACGTCATGGTCATCAGCCAGGCCTCCTGTGGCGGCCGACAGACCGAAGTACCCTCCGCGGGGGAGCACCACGTTTTCCGCGCGGAAACACAGTTCATAGTCTGCCTCGTTGTTGGTGAGACCTGAAattacatcattacatagtataaaacaaagtcgcttaacgctgtctgtccctatgtatgcttagatcttcaaaatcacgctacggattttgatgcggttttctttaatagatagattgcttcaagaggaatgtttatttgtgtaatacatgaacaatatagtaccgaaacactgatcatttatGAGGTTATAAAGTATATCCATTATCAAATCCAgcacttttaaatatactttgtatttagtatagatcaatatggcccttTGAAGTGtgcaattttaatgaatattttcgaaggtaaaaaaaataaataaatataaatatgagacaacatcacatacattactctgatcccaatgtaagtagctaaagcacttgtgttgtggaaatcagaagtaacgacggtaccacaaacacccagacccaagacaacatagaaagctaatggtaatctacatcgactcggccgggaatcgaacccgagacctcagagtggcgtacccatgaaaaccggtgtacacaccactcgaccatggaggtcgtcaaattcgTCGAAGGTATTACCGATTTACCATTTATAAAACAGTTAACATTGTAAATAGTATATtcgatagtaaataatatattaaagtataaagaTATCGTTATTAATATTGTTGGTATCCAGTGCTAATCCAAGAACCCACCACTTACTTACCATTGTGGAAATAAACCGTGAGGGTGTTCAAGTAATATTCAACGCGAGCGCGAGTTGGGAACGGCTTGTTACGGAAGTCTCGCAGACAGCCGGAGAGAAGCTGAGTGGTACCATCACTGAAACAAGTTGATCATTTACATACCAtatatatgagctgagatggtccagtggttagagcgtgtgcatcttaaccgatgattgcgggttcaaacccatgcaagcaccactatatatatgtgcttaatttgtgtttataattcatcttgtgcgcagcggtgaaggaaaacatcgtgaggaaacctgcatgtgtctaatttcatcgaaattctgtcacatgtgcattccaccaacccgcattggaacagcgtggtggaatatgttccaaaccctctccttaatgacagaggaggccttagcccagcagtgggtaattaacaggctgttactttactttacttttttactttaccatatattaaagttaatttattttatttattaatattttttgtatttatgtatttgctatatttattgagttgtattcgttattatttcataatgtaatgtttttacTGCACCACCATATCGCCGTCTTCCATACACATTATCCTTCtaacccaaaggttgtctggaagaaatggcttataagccataagaccgccttttgcttggccaattttgtttgaaagaaaatatattttgtgtctttatgtatatttggtgtgcaataaagtgttaaataaataaagactggAGTACATCACAAGATATGGTTGGTATGATGTCAATGGAACTCATAAGCAATGTCGGCCATATTTTGTCATAGACTCTCTCAGCCACCGGCTTTCTCTGGCGTATGTGTCTGTATGGTGTCTTTACTGTATAATTAATGACTACTTgtatactagtagtcacccgcttTGCTTATTGACCCGGATAAGAATAGGACCTCCCCAACTCTACCCCTGGGTTTCGTAAGATGTAACTAAGGGTATATATTAAGGACCAGTGCATATCACCTGCACTTTGGGCTACCAAAACGATGGCGGGTAAACCACGATAGCATTCCTAACAAGGGTTAGTGTCAGGCAGGCAGCCTGGACAATAAAAATCCATGATGATATTGAAGACTGAAGTAGGGTACAAGATATGGTTGGtgttaattaaacaaacaatgaCGGCACTATCCTATACCCTCAAAGCCATTTTCAACCACCGGTTATCTCTTGCGTATGAGTCTGTATGGTGTCTTTactgtataattaattactacatGTATACTAGTTTTTGCCGCTTTGCTCatgttttaggatgttggttgtcatgtgttagacaaaaaagtagttgtgatttcttggagttcaaatttgtcataccaaatttcatcaaaattggttcagcggtttgaacgtgaaagagcgacagatagacactgtcacatttataatattagaatagataaataactcaatataatgttagcatatttattttaatatgatcatattttattgttttaatgtattaaagtattaccaaattcgatttaaatagttgttacaatttacgttgattgtcaacatccggttttgactaaactaaattgttttttgaaataaatcaaaaccggatgttgctacagtcggaggaggggcgtgtaaacattaaatactaggagtaagcctagaaatggtcattcctactttaatcgtcgaattggaaggatcgagaaaaataatcattcttgtatcagttttgattgtgaccacttcaggagagataaatttttgattgtgaggagagtttttgtactATTCCAACAATAAAAGGGTCACAATTAGATAAAATTAAGAAGAAAATCGCCCTACCTCTTGTGGTCGAAATTCTTGGTGCCATCGTTGAGCACAGCCATGATGTAGGGGTTGTTGTGTTTGTTGTCGTTGTCAAACGAATCGAAGATGACAGCGAGACCGTTCCACCGGTCCGACGAACCGAACACCTCGCCGTTGTAGTCGCCCCGTTGCGTCGTGTACCAGAAAGCCTGTATAATGGTAACAAATTAAAAGATAGTTTGGCATTTTGGCAAACTTTGGCCTATGTCCGGCAGTGTACGAATATGGGCCTGATGATTGGCATTTTAAAGTCGAAACTGGAAGTATTCAATTCATTGCCATTTTGCTATAGATTACCGGACGGGCATATGAGCCACCTCGTAGTAAGAGGTCACgaccgcccatagacaacggCCTTGTAAGATATgtatattaaccattcattccatcgtcaatgtgccaccaaccttgggaactaagatgttatgtcccttgtgcctgtagttacactggctcactcacccttcaaaccagaacactacaatactaagtaatatTGTTTGGCGATATAATATtggatgagtggttggtacctacctagacgtgcttgacaaagccttaccaccaaaaAATCAAAGATGATATCTTAAACTTGCATCTAACTCTTACTTACTAccttaaacacaattatattttgcAGCATCATATATTTTGTCTGCTCAAAACTAGAAGATAATATCCCTGTCTATTATGGATATTTCAATAACAAGGAACCTTTCAAGTGGTAATAGCTGATCATCAACTTACCAAACCATCAGCTCCGATGCGGCCTCGCCCGGTGACCTTGAACATGATATCCACTTCCCACCAGTCAAAGTTGATCGGCTGCTTCGTCCATATCGCGCCCTTCTGGCTCCTGAGAGACGGCGCCAGCCGGACACTCTCGCCGGACGCTATCGCATCTGCAAATCAAACTTTCACTGTAAAAATCTGTATAAATGCTACCGGCTTtagatatttcattgttttaataattcacaaaactatattctacaaatatgttttggttacaatatttattttgaattatactgttctttttataatataattcggAATTAAGTTGTTACATCTGCACTTATAGGCCCCACATCCCTCAAAACTTAACTGCTGTTTGGCAGTTGAATATTTGATGACTGTATGACAGAAAGTCCTATTACATACtaccaaataaaattgaaaagttCTTTTGAAATCTGTATAAAAATCTCAATTGATCAGAGTCATTTGATATAATCTGGCCCATAAAAGGACTCATTTGCCCAACAGTGAGACATATAAGGgcgaatatttataaacaagacAAATTCATTCTTAAGCAAATACTTACTGGTATACATAATGGGTACAATATTGCAAACACTAAGAtacgattttaaaattatcatcaaaAATGCACTGGGTACCACGGAAATGggtaaaattttgtaatatttgattGGAGACCAGGATTGGTGACACAAAATAAAAGCTTGTACCATTACCATTGGATTTTTACAAGCCtacttgggtaggtaccaaccacacacgatatattctaccgccaagcgtACTTAGTACTATTGAGTTcgagtttgaagggtgagtcagtataactacaggcacaagggacataacatttcagTAACATTTCTTAGCCAATACAAaccagaaaatggtttaatggcttgtaaaatatattaatgtgtatgttttattataaaaagaaataaataaataaaataaaaataaaaaaaagttcccAAAGTTACCAAATTTCTTACGACTACGACATCTATAGGCAGTGATGACTATTAAACAATATGTAGACTAAAATAATGGTGAAGTAATGATTccaactattaattatttatgagctgagatggtccagtggttagaatgcgtgtatcttaaccgatggttgcggattcaaacgcaggcaagcacaaatgtatatatgtgcttaacttgtgtttataattcatctcgagctcggcggtgaaggaaaactcatgtgtctactttcatcgaaattctgccacatgtgcattccaccaacccgcattggaacagcgttggaatatactccaaaccctctcctcaatggaagaggaagctttatcccagcagtgagaaatttacaggctgttattttacttttaattattatgaaacaaatgtaTACCGATATATGTTAAGTTCAGATAATACAGAGAACATAAATGAcgatataaaatacattgaataCGAATTAAAGACCTCCTTTTgtaatctgttaaaaaaaactacagatATAAAAGCAATATTCGTTATCTGACGAATTTATGACGTATTAatctttgtaatttattaatcttaagCCTTTTACTGGCATGTTTGGCGGTTCTGCTCGCGTATAATATCTTAATTGATAAGACGCGCGTTACGCATTCGATTTTTGTATAAGGTCAGATAACTTTTAAACACTAAAACacacacaataggctatttgacaatgcgaaaattaaattgtgaattattgtaatcagtgtatattatgagtttaaaaatggttatttactaacgaaagttgaaaataatacttaatttattcaaaaatcaataaataaaaatgatttttttcaaacgtttgtcacgtgacacaaaacgctcctgattggccgggcttacgaTGAAGTCTCTTTCTTGTAAACCATGCTTTTCTgatatatgtaccacagattaaaatacagcaaagtgacgtcaccgaagCTGTTTGTGTAACTTTTCCTTTATTTTTCCTATTTTTCAACCACCTACCATCTGATCGACAATCTTCCTAACtgtttcaaatacaaaaaaaatgccTCATTTactattatagatttttttttatacagatgTCACACTAGAGAAAGTACAccatataattttctatttgaaAGTAACATTCCCGATAAATCTTACCAAAGAAACAATTGGCATACTTTAATGTGCTgctaaagcacttttgatttaaaaacaattagtaaCATTAACgcttaattgatacttttatgATTGACAAGCAATTTTTATCTCCAATAGCAAAAACTTACAGTCCATAACAGCttgcataataaaatacaacacatTAAGCATAAAGTGTGCATAATGTACTTAGTCACCGGTATAGATTTGCagaattacaaaaaaagctacataattctattttaaaccTTATCATCTAGTTAATAAAGttgaattaatgaaattatacattttataaaatatgtaacacattttttattagcAACAatgtgataatttatttaatcaagaattttataaatattgttacaggttaaatgaattatataattcaataatcatACTCTTAGTATAGTAACCACCATTTTATCAACTGCCTCATTGGTCAAGTGGCTCAGACCTCAAAACCCAGACCTTCAAACTTCAGATTTAACCAATAAAAAACTATTGAGGAACTGCCATTGGTTTTACGTGGAAATAGAAAATCCACTTATGTTCGCACACATAAAATGTATAGGTTTAGCTTAAGAatgattataacaaaataaatatcaattgaaattaagatattctttatttaaaaaggctCATTATAGAACATGTGGCACTGTTGAATTGAGTTACAAGTTTTCACTGATTTGGAAAGTAGAAACTGAACGGAATTGAAAAGAAATTCAGCAGTTACTCTTATCTAATATTCTAATTACAGAGTATGACGGTatgcaacaattatttttttatatatatcctgcgtagaagtaaatatatattatgtctgCCATTGTTTGGTAGTGCTAACTGGATAATTATCTAATTCAAGGGCTGGTTGACTAAGCAGAAGATTACAACTTGATTTATTTTGCATGTATATTGTTTGagttatagaaatattaatgtatagtatttaattttaattcgcaCAGCAGTTTTACAGAAATTTTTGTCCATATGATGTTGTAGGTCTTATAAATGTGTCACCTACACAATGAGGTGTTAGAtcttattatcaatataagatgttatgtttctcGTGACTGAAAATACTCCGATGCCGTCAACTTTACAATAGAATACAGcaattgatgatgatgactaaCTGATGAAGGGACCTACCCAGAAAAATCTGCCACAAGTTGCACATGGCCTTAACAATTGTAAAACtactattgtatataaataacttgcatttttattatattatgatgcatAATTACATTACTTAAGTATCTAATTATCATTAATGTTAAActgttattaatttgaaatagaattaaatgattagttattaataatacagaaaaaattgGATAGTTTTGTGAGAGTGTGAGATGTATTCAAATCCAGAGACaccgtaataaaattaaaagtaaaagcataaaaggaaacaaaaatagttttatgagACAAAATAAATGCCATGTTACTAGTTAAGGTTTAATAAATctgtttaaaactaaataatattatatgttgctCTTAAGATATGAAAGatgttataagttatatatcTTCTGTAAATACCCTCAAATGAAGGGAATTTGAACCAATAATAAATCTCTTGGCTGCATAACAACCAATTACTGCTtagcttaataatattatgtgattttttttcacagatgataaagtaatttaataaacataaatattgataaataaattattattaggatTATCAAACGGCTTATTGATCaatgaaataattgttaaaaaatatttaattaagtatacattcttgaaataattattgtattaaaactttagttttaatcatTGAATGTCCTTGAGTATCTTTATTGAAAGTATGAAGacgttatgtatttaaaatcgtACAGGATTTATCAGttaaaacttgttttatttcaaataaattttaattttccaacatggataaaattatagttttaaaataattactaaggTCAATaactatattactttaattatttaaaagtatatttaagatttaattcaaaaaacgctttaaaaatataaaaaaaaaataaaagaatcatcaaatccACGAGTGCTGTCGTGGAACCAAAAACGATAAACTGACAACAGCATTTTACTCTCTCACTCTCTTTATAGTTCAtatattgctatctctttcacACGTGACAAATATGACTGAATAATGACTGACGTGTCTATGTCAGACGCGAAATACCGTAACaacaagttatttttattttaatatgcctttttataacacaaaaatCATCAATACAATCATGGGACGcacataaaatactaattaacaAGACCAGATATTAACCATAAAGTTGTTAcacacatttattttaagaaaacatcACTTACTTCCTCCGTATTCCCAGAAGGGTACAGATCCATCTTTTTGCGCTAAATACGGcggtttaaatgaaaatttatattcaaatcttttgtGGACTGTCTGAGAATTAGAACTCACTAAACCGCTTAACACTGtgcacaataataaaattaaacctatAGTAGACATGTCGACAGCGCAGTTGACGACAACCTCGAATAAAAAGTTAAACAGCAACTGTCAAATTATTTGACGTATTGACGATACAAAGTGATTGTGGTGTGGGGATAATATCATAGCGTTTGgttattgctatttttattcttgattcagttataattattataaaaaaaagtttttttacataaatataaatatgtatataaaaaactttttatatatgtatgttaaataataaaacatatgttaagttcaatataaatta contains the following coding sequences:
- the LOC124541056 gene encoding protein ERGIC-53 gives rise to the protein MSTIGLILLLCTVLSGLVSSNSQTVHKRFEYKFSFKPPYLAQKDGSVPFWEYGGNAIASGESVRLAPSLRSQKGAIWTKQPINFDWWEVDIMFKVTGRGRIGADGLAFWYTTQRGDYNGEVFGSSDRWNGLAVIFDSFDNDNKHNNPYIMAVLNDGTKNFDHKSDGTTQLLSGCLRDFRNKPFPTRARVEYYLNTLTVYFHNGLTNNEADYELCFRAENVVLPRGGYFGLSAATGGLADDHDVIHLLTSSLYSTQQAGGQQISNDEQQKLSQEYQQYQQKLEQQKEEYRKEHPDEVRDKDGEFDDWFESDGQRELRQIFQGLGQIQDVMRDLHKKVDEVIGKQMNSLSMLTAVYSHSQGQPLQPTQPGQVPQMPALPITRQDWEMMATNNQIMINTIAELKGFMIEVSRKSDSLLAGGAGAAPSPQLLNEMRDGLNQVKAHVASVAQRMAAAPPVVAQPMCPSVSCVSTTTLLVVITCQLLVMFLYGLYKERKEAQAKKFF